In Sphingobacterium zeae, one genomic interval encodes:
- a CDS encoding BamA/TamA family outer membrane protein — protein sequence MQKVVPFFLIFLASHVYSQQKHTQSPAQQGKSFAKTVIKDSVSIVANAKYGKASKFKKFFLGENYRKEWAAETTLPLLQLSTLYGGLRPVKQGGGMQSVSLRLTDSMGREWALRSVNKRTESLIPEELHGTFVQDVLDDATSAQHPYSALMIPALANAVNVAHAHPIIGVVAQDSLLGEYAPLFEHTVALLEEREPLGDSDNSPKTVRKLQEDNDDNFKAKAYLRARMLDVLVSDWDRHEDQWRWYDENQDSTDQDKDYIPIPRDRDQALRVTQGFLMKDIYQQFVNPVMQGFTMGIPDIRYSLFKSRFLNAHPSNQLSHREWTKEVKQFVARLTDSVLWQSVHSLPQSSITIRGEQIFKTLQSRRDALPTAMEEYYNFINNIVDIHLSDKNEKVEIWSTGSKNLKVKVSKINKVGKVTKTLMDKTYKNTLTKEIRLYLGDGKDSVFIDNAQSPIKLRIIGDSTPKTYTINQSRSRIHLYENTKNSVMLGEKNKIKLHYAQDSINTQFVPVNLYNTWLPLVTAGYNADDGISLGLGAAYTHQRGFRKSPFTYRQQLTVATAFRTGAYKIHYRGEWTAAAGDADIVIDALAKAPDNTQNFFGVGNNSPFLKEQYGAKYYRSRFNIFNINPQLRWKPSSTLNIAVGPHIQFYHLDPNENEDRFILNPQALHSYDSLSITKDKAFAGINAFLTQDSRNRKINPSKGIYIKADLNSYFGLNQYSKNSAQLNAAITGYFSVLNKGIIFANRTGGGAVVGNPTFYQYLFLGGHENLRGFRQYRFAGQQMLYNNLEARLKIKDVKSYVLPGEFGLMGMYDIGKVWAKGYNSGKFHQGVGGGVYYIVANALPLHFVMTRSDEGWYPYFSTGFRF from the coding sequence ATGCAAAAGGTTGTACCATTCTTTCTTATTTTTCTTGCTAGTCATGTTTATTCACAACAAAAACATACACAGTCACCTGCACAGCAGGGTAAGTCCTTTGCTAAAACCGTCATCAAGGACAGTGTAAGTATCGTTGCAAATGCAAAATATGGTAAAGCCAGTAAATTCAAAAAGTTCTTCCTTGGCGAAAACTACCGCAAAGAATGGGCTGCGGAAACCACTCTGCCGCTGCTTCAACTTTCAACATTATATGGGGGTCTGCGTCCTGTTAAACAAGGCGGTGGAATGCAATCGGTTTCTTTAAGACTAACAGATTCTATGGGAAGGGAATGGGCGTTGCGATCGGTCAATAAAAGAACTGAATCCCTTATACCAGAAGAATTGCATGGTACCTTTGTGCAGGATGTATTGGATGATGCCACCAGTGCCCAGCATCCCTATTCCGCGCTGATGATACCCGCCTTGGCCAATGCCGTAAACGTCGCACACGCTCATCCAATCATTGGCGTTGTAGCACAAGATAGCCTATTAGGCGAATATGCTCCACTTTTTGAACATACAGTAGCTCTACTGGAGGAGCGTGAACCGCTCGGAGATTCAGACAATAGTCCTAAAACTGTGCGAAAGTTGCAGGAAGATAATGACGACAATTTTAAAGCCAAAGCGTACCTACGCGCAAGGATGTTGGATGTACTGGTCAGTGATTGGGACCGACATGAGGATCAATGGCGATGGTACGATGAGAATCAAGATAGCACAGATCAGGATAAAGACTATATTCCTATTCCCCGCGATCGCGACCAGGCACTGCGTGTCACGCAAGGTTTCCTGATGAAAGACATCTATCAGCAATTTGTCAATCCGGTCATGCAAGGATTCACAATGGGCATTCCCGACATTCGCTATTCTCTTTTCAAATCGCGATTCTTAAATGCTCATCCGAGCAACCAGCTCTCCCACAGGGAATGGACGAAAGAGGTCAAGCAATTTGTAGCACGCCTCACAGATTCTGTGTTATGGCAATCCGTACACAGCCTCCCGCAGTCATCCATTACTATTCGTGGAGAACAAATCTTCAAAACACTTCAAAGCCGCCGTGATGCACTGCCCACTGCGATGGAAGAGTATTACAATTTTATCAATAACATTGTCGATATTCATCTCAGCGACAAAAACGAAAAAGTAGAAATATGGAGCACCGGAAGTAAAAACTTAAAAGTCAAAGTTTCGAAGATCAACAAAGTGGGCAAAGTCACCAAAACTTTGATGGACAAAACCTACAAAAATACCCTTACAAAAGAGATTCGCCTTTATTTAGGTGATGGAAAAGATTCTGTTTTCATCGACAATGCACAATCTCCCATCAAACTAAGAATTATAGGCGATAGCACACCAAAGACTTATACTATCAATCAGAGCAGATCAAGGATACATCTTTACGAAAACACTAAAAATTCTGTTATGCTCGGTGAAAAGAACAAAATAAAGCTTCATTATGCCCAAGATAGCATCAATACACAATTTGTTCCGGTAAACTTGTACAATACTTGGCTTCCCTTGGTTACTGCCGGCTATAATGCAGACGACGGTATTTCCCTCGGACTCGGAGCAGCTTACACACATCAGCGTGGCTTTAGAAAAAGCCCCTTTACCTATAGGCAACAGCTCACCGTAGCAACCGCCTTTCGCACTGGAGCGTATAAAATTCACTATAGAGGCGAATGGACTGCTGCCGCCGGCGATGCTGATATTGTTATCGATGCCTTAGCAAAAGCTCCTGACAACACACAGAATTTCTTCGGCGTAGGAAATAACTCACCATTTTTAAAGGAACAGTATGGTGCAAAATATTACCGAAGCAGATTTAATATCTTCAATATCAATCCACAGTTAAGATGGAAACCTTCATCCACATTAAACATTGCCGTAGGTCCACATATCCAATTTTATCACTTAGATCCAAATGAGAATGAAGATCGATTTATTCTAAATCCTCAGGCTTTACATTCTTACGATAGCCTGTCAATTACAAAAGACAAAGCTTTTGCAGGTATCAATGCTTTTTTAACACAAGACTCACGCAATCGAAAGATTAATCCAAGTAAAGGAATCTATATCAAAGCCGATTTGAATTCTTATTTTGGACTCAATCAGTATTCAAAAAATTCGGCGCAGTTAAATGCTGCGATAACTGGATATTTTAGTGTACTCAATAAAGGCATTATATTCGCCAACAGAACGGGCGGGGGAGCAGTTGTCGGAAATCCTACATTCTATCAATATTTATTTCTAGGCGGTCACGAAAACCTTAGAGGGTTTCGCCAATATCGATTTGCAGGACAGCAGATGCTTTACAATAATTTAGAGGCACGTCTTAAAATAAAGGATGTCAAGAGCTATGTTCTTCCAGGTGAATTCGGACTCATGGGCATGTACGATATTGGTAAAGTATGGGCAAAAGGCTACAATAGTGGTAAGTTTCATCAAGGTGTGGGTGGGGGCGTATATTACATCGTCGCAAATGCACTTCCCTTGCATTTTGTGATGACAAGATCGGATGAAGGCTGGTACCCTTATTTCAGTACAGGTTTCCGCTTCTAA
- the ppk1 gene encoding polyphosphate kinase 1 — protein sequence MTKKDLYINRDISWLSFNDRVLDQAGRKEVPLLEKLQFLAIFSSNLDEFYRVRMPVLMAGKKIIKQNPQQLIPNIDIATYKKASKFIHKQQEKFGFLLTDIIQELAKESIFFIYNQAIPAEINGLTAHYFFNTIASYLQIIPIDDTSFFPDNNQLYFAVEDENTGAVTFLNIPSNYISRFFTCETNSGKYVVLIDDIIKAFLPTVIRNLSLSFYSFKITRDAELNLQDEFEGDIAQKIEAELNKRDLGYATRFLYQPNLPERLIERLATLFDLRKSSIVEGGNYHNLKDLFSFPIKIAELSYPKQLQINKNQNFRESIFDQIDREDLLICAPYESFDPILRFFNEAAIDPTVDEIYTTLYRIAGDSRIAQALATAAKNGKRVNVFVELKARFDEANNIHWARLMKEQGVKITYSIPNLKVHAKIALVKRQAGLQSALLGTGNLNEKTAKVYTDYFLITSNKLLTQELNLLFEFLPARRKPHNPNELSFKHLLVAQFNLKLTFLELIDKAIHAAQAGAPTTIKIKLNNLEEESLIKKLYEASRAGVRLELLIRGICRLKPQVPELSENITVKRIVGRYLEHGRIFIFQYQTQTLVYLGSSDWMNRNIYRRIETCFPLLDPKLAHQIQEMFDIQFSDDTEATSLNDKGQNQAIETQHKNVSQQQILDYLKAKWNRISIQLSNS from the coding sequence ATGACGAAGAAAGATCTTTATATCAACAGAGACATTAGCTGGTTGTCGTTTAACGATAGGGTCCTTGACCAAGCCGGTCGTAAAGAGGTCCCTCTATTGGAAAAACTGCAATTTCTAGCTATTTTTTCATCCAATCTCGATGAATTTTATCGCGTTAGAATGCCTGTACTGATGGCTGGAAAAAAGATAATAAAACAAAATCCGCAGCAGCTCATCCCTAACATAGACATCGCTACATATAAAAAAGCGTCAAAATTCATCCACAAACAACAGGAAAAATTCGGGTTCCTACTCACTGATATTATTCAAGAATTAGCGAAAGAAAGTATATTTTTTATTTACAACCAAGCTATCCCAGCAGAAATAAATGGCCTAACTGCACACTATTTCTTCAATACAATTGCTTCCTATCTGCAAATTATTCCGATCGATGATACGTCATTTTTTCCAGACAATAATCAGCTATACTTCGCCGTTGAGGATGAAAATACAGGAGCAGTAACTTTTCTAAACATCCCATCAAACTATATCAGTCGATTTTTCACCTGCGAGACCAATAGCGGCAAATATGTTGTCCTAATAGATGATATTATCAAAGCATTTCTGCCCACGGTTATACGAAATTTATCATTAAGTTTCTATTCCTTTAAAATCACAAGAGATGCCGAGTTAAATCTTCAAGACGAATTTGAAGGAGATATTGCACAGAAAATCGAAGCGGAGCTCAATAAACGTGATCTTGGCTATGCGACGCGCTTTCTTTATCAACCTAATCTACCAGAGCGGCTAATTGAAAGACTGGCAACCTTATTCGACCTACGGAAAAGTAGCATTGTTGAAGGCGGAAACTATCACAATCTGAAAGATCTGTTTTCATTTCCGATTAAAATAGCGGAACTTTCTTATCCAAAACAGCTGCAAATCAATAAGAATCAGAATTTCAGGGAATCTATCTTTGACCAAATAGACCGAGAAGATCTGTTAATCTGTGCTCCCTATGAATCGTTCGACCCCATACTGCGTTTTTTTAATGAAGCTGCGATAGATCCAACCGTAGATGAGATTTACACGACCTTATACCGTATCGCCGGTGATTCGCGTATTGCACAGGCACTCGCTACCGCAGCAAAAAATGGAAAAAGAGTCAATGTATTTGTCGAATTGAAAGCGCGCTTTGATGAAGCGAATAATATTCATTGGGCTCGGTTAATGAAAGAACAGGGCGTCAAAATCACCTACAGTATCCCAAACTTAAAAGTTCATGCCAAAATAGCACTGGTCAAACGTCAGGCAGGTCTACAAAGTGCTTTACTGGGTACAGGAAATCTAAACGAAAAAACAGCTAAGGTTTATACAGACTATTTCCTCATCACTTCCAATAAGCTGCTGACCCAAGAATTAAATTTGCTATTTGAGTTTCTTCCAGCCCGAAGGAAACCCCACAACCCAAATGAACTATCATTTAAGCATCTACTAGTAGCACAGTTCAACCTCAAGCTTACGTTTTTAGAGCTGATTGACAAAGCCATCCATGCAGCTCAAGCTGGAGCTCCAACAACAATAAAAATTAAATTAAACAATCTGGAAGAAGAATCGTTAATCAAGAAATTATATGAAGCGAGCCGGGCAGGCGTACGGCTAGAGTTGTTGATCAGGGGTATCTGCAGACTAAAACCGCAGGTACCAGAACTAAGTGAAAACATCACCGTGAAAAGGATTGTAGGAAGATATTTAGAACACGGAAGAATATTTATTTTTCAATATCAGACCCAAACGCTCGTTTATCTCGGCTCATCAGACTGGATGAACCGTAACATTTACCGCCGTATAGAAACCTGTTTTCCGTTACTGGATCCGAAATTGGCACATCAAATACAGGAGATGTTCGATATCCAGTTTTCGGACGACACCGAAGCTACATCACTGAATGACAAGGGGCAAAACCAAGCGATAGAAACACAGCATAAAAATGTTTCGCAACAGCAAATCCTTGATTATTTAAAAGCTAAATGGAACCGTATATCTATTCAGTTAAGTAATTCATAA
- a CDS encoding Pycsar system effector family protein, with protein sequence MIDYAQLLKQVEEYAENYITENISVCHCFHNTIHTRSVVSSAEEILLNYQLGEEDHFIVISAAYFHDLGYVQSNNAIGHEKRSVEIALEFLREKGIPQGIQEKIKGCILATRMPQDPTNLLEQILCDADLFHFGSDDFVTRNKLMKAEAEAVLGKEIDKDVWRAGTIKLLMSHHYHTEYAQQKLNAKKEMNLKELEKKQEKSIKKNKENKKEDKKDKEKSGKPERGIETMFRITSSNNQRLSDMADNKANILLTVNSIILSVVIAVLFRKLDANEHLIIPTIILTTAVVATMVMAILSTIPKIPSGKFSKDEIQQKSVNLLFFGNFYKMKLDDYNEGMQKVMVDSEFLYGMLTKDVYSQGVVLGRKYKLLRYAYGVFMFGLVISVVSFIGATLF encoded by the coding sequence ATGATAGATTATGCTCAGCTTTTAAAACAGGTAGAAGAATACGCTGAAAATTATATTACAGAAAATATTTCAGTCTGCCACTGCTTCCATAATACGATACACACACGTTCCGTTGTAAGTTCGGCGGAGGAAATTTTACTGAATTATCAATTAGGAGAGGAGGATCACTTTATTGTTATTAGCGCGGCCTACTTTCATGATCTTGGATACGTTCAATCCAACAATGCCATTGGCCATGAAAAGAGAAGTGTCGAAATTGCTTTGGAATTTCTGAGAGAAAAAGGTATACCGCAGGGCATACAGGAAAAAATTAAAGGTTGTATTTTAGCAACTCGAATGCCTCAGGATCCAACAAATCTGCTTGAGCAAATTCTCTGCGATGCTGACTTATTTCATTTTGGAAGTGATGATTTTGTTACTAGAAATAAACTTATGAAAGCAGAAGCGGAAGCGGTGTTAGGAAAAGAGATTGACAAAGATGTATGGCGAGCCGGTACGATCAAACTCCTAATGAGCCATCATTACCATACCGAATATGCACAACAAAAACTTAATGCCAAAAAGGAGATGAATTTAAAAGAACTGGAAAAAAAACAAGAGAAATCCATCAAGAAAAACAAAGAAAATAAAAAAGAAGATAAGAAAGACAAAGAGAAAAGTGGCAAGCCTGAACGCGGAATAGAGACCATGTTCCGGATTACTTCATCAAACAATCAGCGATTAAGTGATATGGCAGACAATAAGGCTAATATTTTATTAACCGTGAATTCTATTATCCTTTCTGTCGTCATTGCAGTTTTATTTCGAAAACTAGATGCAAACGAACACCTTATAATCCCAACAATTATCTTAACAACTGCCGTGGTAGCCACCATGGTGATGGCTATACTCTCTACAATTCCTAAAATTCCATCCGGTAAATTTTCAAAAGACGAAATTCAACAAAAATCAGTCAATCTGCTCTTTTTTGGTAATTTTTACAAAATGAAACTCGATGATTACAACGAGGGTATGCAAAAGGTAATGGTCGATTCTGAGTTTCTATATGGCATGCTCACAAAGGATGTCTATTCACAAGGGGTGGTATTAGGAAGGAAATACAAACTTCTACGATACGCATATGGAGTTTTTATGTTTGGCCTTGTAATATCAGTCGTTTCTTTTATCGGAGCCACCCTATTTTAA
- a CDS encoding SRPBCC domain-containing protein — MKEFKKYAIIPATPEELYLALTTEITARLWTGDLVSIDATVNGEFSLWDGAITGRFLELQPSTKIVQEWYFGETDTPSIVTLKLHEHKRGTSLEIRQTNIPDEDFENISGGWEDPYISSLIDFYTEED, encoded by the coding sequence ATGAAAGAATTCAAGAAATATGCTATTATTCCTGCAACTCCAGAGGAGCTGTATCTCGCATTAACGACTGAAATTACGGCCCGTCTATGGACAGGTGATCTGGTGTCCATAGACGCTACTGTCAATGGAGAATTCTCTCTATGGGATGGAGCTATTACTGGCCGGTTCTTGGAACTACAACCTTCGACAAAAATCGTACAGGAATGGTATTTTGGAGAAACAGACACTCCCTCTATTGTTACACTAAAACTCCATGAACATAAGAGAGGAACGTCCCTAGAAATTAGGCAGACAAATATACCCGATGAAGACTTTGAAAACATCTCGGGCGGTTGGGAAGATCCCTATATATCTTCATTAATTGATTTTTATACGGAGGAAGATTAA
- a CDS encoding RsmB/NOP family class I SAM-dependent RNA methyltransferase: MSNFLPNALVKKLGVNPLFDKDAFIKVHEEGIRATAIRLNPNKLEECPFDSKGKVPWCKAAYYLQDRPVFTLDPLFHAGAYYPQDASSMFIDHIIQCLKLNLHAVRALDLCGAPGGKSTLLNSSLHPDSLLVANEIIKTRVTILQDNLMKWGNANTVTTNNDPAAFNRLPGYFDLMVVDAPCSGSGMFRKDADAIEEWSEANVKLCSERQQRILAESLKALKEGGYLFYSTCSYSSEENEDIIDWLLDSGDFESVDITVEDNWGIDHTFSMKHRGHGYRFYPHKLGGEGFFIAVLKKVGEQETFNRKRIKPEKSDVPKGILNDWISNSDSLHTFLHHEDVYVFPKIYENDLKYLQNVLYLKNAGTNVGKLNRKELIPSHALALSNYLVEYKAVDLSLEDARNYLRKENICVDTSFADGIQGWAIARFQGQRLGWMKVLSNRINNYYPKELRIVNL, encoded by the coding sequence ATGAGTAATTTTCTACCAAATGCTTTAGTGAAAAAATTAGGAGTGAATCCGTTATTTGATAAAGACGCATTTATTAAAGTACATGAGGAGGGGATTCGGGCTACAGCAATACGCCTTAATCCAAATAAATTGGAAGAATGTCCATTTGACAGTAAGGGTAAAGTGCCTTGGTGTAAAGCAGCTTATTATCTTCAGGATCGTCCAGTGTTTACATTAGATCCTTTATTCCATGCAGGTGCTTACTATCCGCAAGATGCTTCTTCCATGTTTATAGATCATATTATTCAATGTTTGAAGCTAAATTTACATGCTGTCCGCGCGTTGGATTTATGCGGTGCTCCCGGTGGAAAGTCCACGTTATTAAATAGCAGCCTCCATCCCGATTCGCTCTTGGTTGCCAATGAAATTATTAAGACCAGAGTTACAATTTTGCAGGACAATTTAATGAAATGGGGAAATGCTAATACAGTAACAACAAATAACGATCCAGCGGCCTTTAATCGTCTTCCTGGATATTTCGATTTAATGGTAGTCGATGCGCCTTGCTCTGGATCCGGTATGTTTAGAAAAGATGCCGATGCCATAGAGGAATGGTCCGAAGCTAATGTGAAACTTTGTAGTGAAAGGCAACAACGTATTTTGGCTGAAAGTTTGAAGGCCTTGAAGGAGGGGGGCTATCTATTCTATTCAACCTGTTCATATTCCTCAGAGGAAAATGAAGACATCATTGATTGGCTACTGGATAGTGGCGATTTCGAATCTGTTGATATAACCGTTGAAGATAATTGGGGAATTGATCATACATTCTCTATGAAGCATCGCGGACACGGCTATCGGTTTTATCCCCATAAATTAGGGGGGGAGGGTTTTTTTATTGCTGTTCTTAAGAAAGTTGGTGAACAGGAGACGTTCAATAGAAAAAGAATTAAACCCGAAAAGTCAGATGTGCCTAAAGGGATTTTGAATGATTGGATTTCAAATAGCGATAGTTTGCACACCTTCCTTCATCATGAAGATGTGTATGTTTTTCCAAAAATTTACGAAAATGATCTAAAATATCTTCAAAATGTACTGTATCTCAAGAATGCAGGAACTAATGTCGGAAAGCTCAATAGAAAAGAGCTAATACCAAGCCATGCATTGGCTTTGAGTAATTATTTAGTAGAATATAAGGCGGTTGACTTATCGCTTGAAGACGCGCGTAACTACCTTCGAAAGGAAAATATCTGTGTGGATACATCATTTGCCGATGGTATTCAAGGGTGGGCAATAGCAAGGTTTCAGGGCCAACGATTGGGGTGGATGAAGGTATTATCTAACCGAATCAATAACTATTATCCCAAAGAGCTTCGGATTGTAAATTTATAA
- the coaBC gene encoding bifunctional phosphopantothenoylcysteine decarboxylase/phosphopantothenate--cysteine ligase CoaBC, whose translation MALAGKNIVIAVCGSIAAYKIASLIRLLVKAEAKVNVVMSKEATAFITPLTLSTLSKTPVLIDYYQPNTGEWNNHVEIALNADYILVAPATANTISKMANGLCDNLLTAVYLSAKCPVLFAPAMDLDMWKHPSTQSNIKKLGSYGNILIHPGNGELASGLIGEGRMAEPEEIMDFLVKFSERGLALSGKKALVSAGPTYEAIDPVRFIGNHSSGKMGYAIAAQLKELGADVTLISGPCALKNPEGVLKISVTSAAEMLVACEEHFQAADIVVMSAAVADYTPINVATQKIKKKENEFAIELKKTVDILATLGAKKSEQQLLIGFALETNNELENAKDKLIRKNLDFIVLNSMQDKGAGFATDTNKVTIIERSGNIHEFSLKSKEEVAEDICSIIVNLS comes from the coding sequence ATGGCTTTAGCTGGGAAAAATATTGTAATTGCTGTATGCGGCAGTATTGCCGCATACAAGATTGCATCCCTTATCCGCCTTTTGGTAAAAGCGGAAGCTAAAGTTAACGTAGTCATGTCAAAAGAAGCGACAGCCTTTATTACCCCGCTTACGCTTTCCACACTTTCCAAAACTCCCGTTTTAATAGATTATTATCAGCCGAATACCGGGGAATGGAATAATCATGTTGAAATTGCTTTAAATGCAGATTACATTTTAGTCGCTCCTGCAACAGCAAATACCATCTCCAAAATGGCCAATGGATTGTGTGACAACTTGCTAACAGCCGTATATCTATCAGCGAAGTGTCCAGTGCTATTTGCTCCGGCGATGGATTTAGATATGTGGAAACACCCCTCTACACAATCTAATATTAAAAAGCTAGGTTCTTACGGGAATATCTTAATTCACCCGGGAAACGGGGAATTAGCTAGCGGATTGATAGGTGAAGGGCGCATGGCTGAGCCAGAAGAAATAATGGATTTTTTAGTTAAATTTTCAGAGCGAGGCCTCGCTTTATCTGGAAAGAAAGCCTTAGTATCTGCTGGCCCTACTTATGAAGCTATAGACCCAGTCCGCTTTATTGGCAATCACTCAAGTGGAAAAATGGGCTATGCCATCGCTGCGCAACTCAAAGAACTTGGAGCGGATGTCACGCTTATTTCAGGACCTTGCGCTCTGAAAAATCCTGAAGGTGTTCTTAAAATTTCAGTGACCTCAGCAGCCGAAATGTTAGTTGCTTGTGAAGAACACTTCCAAGCCGCCGATATTGTTGTGATGAGCGCTGCTGTCGCAGACTACACTCCCATTAATGTAGCCACCCAAAAAATAAAAAAGAAAGAAAACGAATTCGCTATTGAACTAAAGAAAACAGTTGATATTTTGGCTACTTTAGGAGCTAAAAAGAGTGAGCAACAACTGCTTATTGGATTTGCATTGGAAACAAATAATGAGCTGGAAAATGCCAAAGATAAATTGATTCGAAAAAACCTAGATTTTATAGTTCTCAATTCCATGCAGGATAAAGGAGCAGGTTTTGCGACCGACACTAATAAAGTTACTATAATTGAACGATCAGGGAATATCCATGAGTTTAGCCTAAAATCGAAAGAAGAGGTTGCCGAAGATATCTGTTCAATTATCGTCAACCTTTCTTAA
- a CDS encoding DNA-directed RNA polymerase subunit omega, with the protein MSQKNNNSIPNSTVTRDLRQLDKGTDNLYESIVVISKRANQIAVDIKEELNGKLAEFASNNDNLEEVFENREQIEISKHYERMPKPTLVAIDEFLHDKVYYRNPSKEQD; encoded by the coding sequence ATGAGTCAAAAAAATAATAATTCAATTCCAAATTCTACAGTTACACGTGACTTGAGACAATTGGACAAAGGCACTGACAATCTCTATGAATCTATTGTAGTTATTTCTAAACGCGCGAACCAAATTGCAGTAGACATTAAAGAAGAATTGAACGGAAAGCTTGCAGAATTTGCAAGTAATAACGATAACTTGGAAGAGGTATTCGAAAACCGCGAGCAAATAGAGATTTCAAAACATTATGAGCGTATGCCAAAGCCTACTTTGGTTGCAATCGATGAATTTTTACACGATAAAGTGTATTACAGAAATCCTTCGAAAGAGCAGGACTAA
- a CDS encoding outer membrane protein assembly factor BamD produces the protein MFLNRRIAAICAGMMFLLVFTGCKSKFEKLRASNNIAQKYEEAVKLYEKKKYTKALVLFDDLRTKFRGQAEAENIYYYLAFANYRLKDYTSAAFHFKDFADVYPNSARAEECRFMHAYCYYLDSPRSTLDQANTRKAIDALQLFVNLYPESERSKEASDLIQKLRDKLELKAFANARLYYDMGLNDDYRAAVIALQNVLKEYPDTKYAEEIEFLTLKAQYIYASKSIFLKQESRFDEALDYYRNFASNFPNSKHMKEAESLRENSEKGIKTALSQVKEYNKALSEQEAYIKEQKAKKEQENTQKDESKK, from the coding sequence ATGTTTTTAAATAGGCGTATAGCGGCTATCTGTGCCGGCATGATGTTTCTATTGGTATTTACTGGTTGTAAGAGTAAATTTGAGAAATTGCGAGCAAGCAATAACATCGCTCAAAAGTACGAAGAGGCTGTAAAACTTTATGAAAAAAAGAAATATACCAAGGCGTTAGTTTTGTTTGATGACTTGCGGACGAAATTCCGTGGACAAGCTGAAGCAGAAAATATTTACTATTATTTGGCATTTGCCAACTATCGTCTGAAAGATTATACGTCAGCGGCATTTCACTTTAAAGATTTTGCTGATGTATATCCCAATAGTGCAAGAGCTGAAGAATGTAGATTTATGCATGCATATTGCTATTACTTGGATTCGCCAAGATCAACATTGGATCAAGCAAATACACGAAAAGCAATTGACGCATTACAGCTCTTTGTCAATCTTTATCCTGAATCTGAGCGATCTAAAGAAGCGTCGGATCTTATTCAAAAATTAAGAGATAAGCTAGAGCTTAAAGCTTTTGCCAATGCAAGACTGTATTACGACATGGGCCTTAACGATGATTATAGGGCGGCGGTCATTGCTTTGCAAAATGTCCTAAAAGAATACCCTGACACAAAATATGCAGAAGAAATTGAGTTTTTGACATTAAAGGCTCAATACATCTATGCATCCAAAAGTATCTTCCTGAAACAAGAAAGTAGATTTGATGAAGCTTTGGATTATTACCGTAACTTCGCAAGTAATTTTCCAAACAGCAAGCATATGAAGGAGGCAGAATCCCTTCGGGAAAATTCTGAAAAAGGTATTAAAACTGCACTCTCCCAGGTGAAAGAGTATAATAAGGCTCTTTCAGAACAGGAAGCATATATCAAAGAACAAAAGGCGAAAAAAGAACAAGAAAATACCCAAAAAGATGAGTCAAAAAAATAA
- a CDS encoding NifU family protein, with protein MTLKEKVEQALDTLRPYLETDGGNVSVEEITADNVVRLKLLGACASCSMSIMTFKAGLEQAIRKAVPEITAVEAINLTDPDSPDATLPPVN; from the coding sequence ATGACATTAAAAGAAAAAGTTGAGCAAGCATTAGATACCTTGAGACCATATTTGGAAACTGACGGCGGAAATGTGAGTGTCGAAGAGATCACAGCGGATAATGTCGTGCGTTTAAAATTATTGGGAGCATGTGCTTCATGTTCAATGAGCATCATGACCTTTAAAGCTGGCTTAGAGCAGGCAATAAGGAAGGCTGTTCCTGAGATTACAGCTGTTGAGGCAATTAACTTAACGGATCCCGACTCTCCTGACGCGACTCTACCCCCTGTTAATTAG